Proteins co-encoded in one Pelobates fuscus isolate aPelFus1 chromosome 5, aPelFus1.pri, whole genome shotgun sequence genomic window:
- the LOC134612078 gene encoding olfactory receptor 6B1-like, translating into MEQINKTDITEFFLLGFPSLVEMRVLAFLLFSCSYILTISENIAIIIIVQMHATLQKPMYFFLSNLSFLEICYITVTVPNLLINIIKDGKTISFSGCMTQLFFFIFLMCTECVLLSAMAFDRYIAICQPLHYVQVMSKELCIQLAAASWITGCIITLIKIYFISGLSICGPNVINHFFCDISPVLNLACTDMSLAELVDFILALVILLIPLMVTVMSYISIIYNILKIPTSMGRQKAFSTCASHLSVVAIFFSTTLFMYARPKKAKSMDGNKVISLLYAVVTPIINPFIYCLRNKEIWTSLKQHFCRKISYK; encoded by the coding sequence ATGGAACAAATTAACAAAACTGATATCACTGAATTCTTCCTACTTGGATTTCCAAGTCTAGTAGAAATGCGTGTACTTGCTTTTCTATTGTTTTCCTGTTCTTATATACTAACAATATCAGAAAACATAGCAATCATTATTATTGTACAGATGCATGCCACACTTCAAAAACCGATGTACTTTTTCCTTAGTAACTTGTCATTCTTAGAAATCTGTTACATCACAGTCACTGTTCCAAATCTACTCATTAACATCATTAAGGATGGTAAAACCATATCCTTCTCTGGATGCATGActcaactctttttttttattttcttgatgTGCACAGAATGTGTCCTATTATCGGCCATGGCATTTGATCGGTATATTGCTATTTGCCAACCATTGCATTATGTTCAAGTCATGAGCAAGGAACTGTGCATTCAATTAGCTGCAGCTTCTTGGATAACTGGATGTATAATTACATTGATTAAGATCTATTTTATATCTGGGTTATCCATCTGTGGTCCCAACGTTATTAATCATTTTTTCTGTGACATTTCTCCTGTGCTTAATCTTGCATGTACGGACATGTCATTGGCAGAGTTGGTAGATTTTATATTAGCATTAGTGATTCTCCTTATCCCTCTTATGGTCACTGTTATGTCCTATATCAGTATAatctataatattttaaaaataccaaCTTCTATGGGAAGACAGAAGGCTTTTTCTACTTGTGCCTCCCATCTATCTGTAGTCGCAATATTCTTTTCTACAACTCTGTTTATGTATGCACGTCCGAAGAAAGCCAAATCAATGGATGGAAACAAAGTCATATCTCTGTTATATGCAGTTGTTACACCAATTATAAACCCTTTTATCTATTGTCTCAGAAACAAGGAGATATGGACATCCCTAAAACAACATTTCTGCAGAAAGATATCTTACAAATGA